In Arthrobacter sp. CJ23, the genomic window CAGGGCCCTGCCCCGGAAACGGAAGGTCCACAACATGGAAACGGACCAGCAGGTCGGCGGCCACGAGGGCGAGCGGGAAGGCCCACGGCCACCTTCGCTGGGCACGGTCCACGGCGGGTATGGCCAAGAGGGCCGCGACGCCGATCAGAATGTGGACCAGCACCTCCACGAACCAGAAGCGGGAGAAGTCGCTCCACCCCGGCGGACCGAGGACGGCGTTCAGCAGGAATACATTGGCCCAGCTGTAGGTATCGGTCACAGCGAACGCAAAGCCGATCACGGCGACGCTTGGCACGACGATCCGGGCGAGCGTCCGCACGTGCCTCCGCAGCCGTTCCCGGCGCGCTCCAGACAATTGGAAGCGGGCGAAGTTGTAGCCGGCGAGGGCCATCAGCACGTGTGCCGTGCCCTCCCATGAAAACCACCCGATGTGCGTGGAAATGATGAAAACGATGGAAACGGCCCGCAGCACGATTCCGGCCTCCATCGGCGCCAGCAGCCGGCGGCGCCACGACCGGAACCGGCCGCCGGCACGGCCATCCGAAAAGCCTCCGGGAACGTCTCCAGTGGGGCCGCCCCGCACGGTACGGGGAACCAGCTCGGCGACCGGCATGAGATGCCAGCCAGCCGGAACCTCCCCGAGGAAGCGCTCCAGCCGGACCGAGGCAGCAACATAGGACAGCGAGTCGCCGCCCAAGGAAACAAAGGTATCGGAATCCTGAACGTCTTCCCGCTCCAGGACATCGGCGAAAATCCGCCGGGCATCATCGCATTGAGAGCCAGCGGCGGAGCCGGGCGTACCGCCGTCGTCGTCACGTTCGGCGTGCAGGTCCAGGACGGCCGGGTAATCCGGCTTTCCGTTGCCCAGGCGCGGGATCGCCTGCACACCGTGAAGCTGGACCGCGGCACGCGGAAGGCCGAGGTCCTGCGCAAGTGTCTTGGCAAGCAAGGAAAGGTCGTGGGTGCCTTCAACCGCGGCCACAATGCGATCATCGGTGCCCGCCACGGCCCCGGACACGCCCAGCCCGTCCAGGAGCCGCTCCACCTGGCCCAGGTCCACGCGCAACCCGACGATTTTCACAAAGCGGCTGCGCCGCCCCACTATTTCATAGAGCCCGTCGTCGGTGCGCCGCGCAAGATCTCCGGTGTGGAGTTCTTCCACGACGCGCCCCAGTGCCAGGTCTTCGGGCCGCTCGGCATAACCAAGCATCACGTTGGGCCCGGAGTAGACGAGTTCGCAGTCATCCAGGCCAGGAACCGGTTCAAGCCGGAACTCGCCACCGGGAACCGGAACGCCAATGGCCTGCGGATGCTCGGACGCCAGGTCCGGAGGCAGGTAGGCCATCCGGGCGGTGGCTTCCGTCTGCCCGTACATGACGAACAGGTCCCAGCCACGACGGGTTCCCAATTCCGCATACGAACGCACGCGCTCGGGATCCAGGCGGCCGCCCGCTTGCGTGATGTACCGCAGGCTCGGCAGCTCCATGTCCGCAAACCTCGCGCGTCCCAGGAGCTCGAAGGTGTATGGCACGGCCGCGAAGGAAGTCACTTCTTGTGCACGTACGAGGTCCCAAAAGCACGGATCCACTACTGACAGATCCGTAAGGGCGAGCGAGGCACCTACCGACAGGTGGCTGTTGACGACCGACATCCCGTAGCAGTAGGACAGTGGAAGTGTGGTGGCCGCCGTATCCTCGGGACGCAAATGCAGGTACTGGGCTATTGCGGCCGCGTTGGCCTGGATGCCGTCAGCGGAGAGGCGCACGAGTTTTGGTGAGCCCGTTGACCCTGATGTACTCACGAGCATCGCCAGTTCGGGATGCAGCTGGTGGCGGGTCCCTTCGCGCCGGCAGTCCATCACAGCATTACCGTCCGCAAGGCGGACAACGACGTCGGGATCGTAGGCGGCAACAAGGGCTGCGGAGGCCGGGCTTCCCCCCGGAGGCAGGATCAGCAAGGGATGCCCTGCCGCCAGCGCTGCCAGGTACACCCGTAGGGACGGCAGGGTGTTGTCCGCCTCCAGTGCTACGAGCCGGCGAACAGGCCCCAGGGAACGGGCAATGGATTCCACCTGGCCAGCAAGCTCGCGATAGCTCGCTGAACCACCGTTGAAGCGAATTGCGGTCCGGCCTCCGAACCTCGCCAGATCGGTGGCGAAGGAAATACCGGCCAAGTCTGGCTGTATGGTCACCGCCTCAACGATAGAAGGTAAAGCTAACCTAACTCAAATTCGTGACGCACCTCGGCACATCGTCCATGCTGAAGGCCTCCCTCCGGACAGTTGAACTGGTCCGGGGGGAGGCCTTCAGCCAATGGCGGCCTTTCGCTCAGGGGCGGGTCAGAAAGGATTCGACCTTGCCGGGGTCCCGTTCGATGACGGACTCCAGGACGGTGTCGATCCGGTCCATGAGATCCGCCTCCAGCTTCACGCCCACCGCGGTGGCATTGTCCACCAGCTGTTCCGGACGCGAGGCCCCCACGATGGCGGCGGAGACGTTGCTGTTCTGCAGCACCCAGGCCAGCGCGAGGGCCGCCATGGACAGGCCCGCTTCCGCCGCAAGGGGCTTGAGCTGCTGGACTCGGGTCAGGACGTCGTCGCTGAGGTAGCGGTGGTCGGTTTTGAGCTCGCCGTTGTCGGTGGTGAACCGGGAGTCGGCCGGACCGGCCTGGCCTGGCACGTATTTGCCGGTGAGCACGCCCTGGGCCATGGGGGACCAGCAGATCTGGCCAAGTCCCAGCTCCTCGCTGACGGGAACGATTTCTTCCTCGATGACGCGCCACAGCATGGAGTACTGCGGCTGGTTGGAGATCAGGTGGATGCCCAGTTCCTTGGCCAGCTTGGCGCCGGCACGGATTTCGTCCGCCGTCCATTCGGATACACCGATATAGAGTGCCTTGCCGGCACGGACAATGTCCGCGAAAGCCTGCATGGTTTCTTCGAGCGGGGTTTCATAGTCGTAGCGGTGGGCCTGGTAGAGGTCCACGTAGTCCGTCTGGAGGCGGCGCAGGGAACCGTTGATGGACTCCATCACGTGCTTGCGGGACAGGCCGCGGTCGTTCTTCCCCGCCTGGCCGGTGGGGAAATAGACCTTGGTGAAGATCTCAAGGCCTTCGCGGCGGACGCCCTTGAGTGCTTCGCCGAGGGCGGTCTCGGCTTTGGTTGCGGCGTAGGCGTCGGCGGTGTCGAAGGTGGTGATGCCCAGGTCCAGGGCCTGGCGCACGCAGGCGGTTGCGGCCTCCTGGTTGATCTGCTCGCCGTGCGTGACCCAGTTGCCGTACGCAAGTTCACTGATGTACATGCCGGATGCGCCGAGTTTGCGGTATTCCATGTGCTGCTTCCTTCGGGGTGGCTGACTAATTGACGGTGTCGCGGTGGGACGTTTTGGTGCGCAGGGGCCGCGGGGGCGCGGTGCTGCCCCGGATGACCAGGGTGGCCGGGATGGTCAGGGCCGGGGGCGCAGAACCTGGGGAGCTGAGGGCCGCGAGCAGGAGCTGCGCCGCCTGGCTGCCTTGGTGGCTGACGGCATGGTCCATGGTGGTGAGATCCAGGAACTCGGCCAGTTCGTGGTTGTCGAATCCCACCACGGACATGTCCTCGGGAACACTGATCCCTGCTCTGCGGAGAGCGCGGAGGGCGCCAAAAGCCATTTCATCGGATGCCACAAACACCGCCGTCGGCGGGGTCGCGGAACACAGCAGCTGTGCCATCGCCGCAGTGCCCCCGGCGATCGTGTTTTCCCCGAGGACCTCATCGTCAGGGGACGCAGACAGCCCGGCCTCGGCGAGGGCGTCCCGGTATCCGAGGAGCCGCTGGGCGGGCGGGACACCGCCCAAAGTGCTGCCGGCCACCTCCTGGATCCCGATGAAGGCGATCCGTTCGTGCCCCAGGTTCAGGAGATGACGAACGGCCGAGCGGCCAGCCCCCCTGTCCCGGACCTGGATCCCCGGGATGCCCGGCTGCGCGGAGCCCAGCATGGCCACAGGCAGCCCCTGGGCGCCCAGTTTGGCCAGCTCTTCAGGAGTTGCTTGCAATGCGAGAATGAGCACGCCGTCGGCCCGGCCCTGGAGCTTGGGCGCATCAAAAAACCGCTCCCGCGTTGCATCGTCCGCCAATTCGTACAGCAGGACGTCGTAGCCGGCCTCACGCAGGACGCCGCCCGCGGCGGCCAGGACCTGGCCAAAAAACCACTTGGACAGGCTGGGGGTTAGAACTGCCACGGTTCCCGTCTTGCCGGTGGCAAGACGGGAACCGGCCAAGGACGGCACATATCCCAACTCACGGGCGATCCTTTGCACGCGCTTGCGTGTTTCCACAGAGATGCCAGGGACGTCCCGGAGAGCGCGGGAGACCGTGGAAACCGAGACACCAGCGATCTCGGCAACCGTGCCCACAGAAGTCGTCATGACACCAAGGTAGCCACTGCCACGTCATTTTCGCAAGCGCTTGCGAAGCGGCCGGCGAACAGTGCCTAGTCCCCCGCGGACCCGCTCACGCGCAGGGCGTTGATGACGGCCGGAATGGACGTGATCAGCATGATCACGGCCCAGACGAGTGCCACCACCACCGTGATGAGCGCCCAGAACTGGTCGCCGATGGACACCAGCGGGCCGGGCAGGAAGTCGTGGATCAAACCCAGGATGAGCTGCAGCAGCACCGAGACCAGGAGCAGGACCACCAGGCCGGTGACCTTCAGGAACTTGGGCTGGCTCAGGATCAGCAGCACCACGAACACGATCTTCAGCAGGAGCAGGAGTCCCAGAATCGCGGCCGCCTGTCCCGTCGGGAAGCTGCCCCACAGGGCCAGGTAGGCGATGGTCCCGAACGGGGCGGCCACGAACAGGCCGAACATCAGGAACAGCTTGGCCAGGGCCAGCAGGGCCGTGAAGAATGCCGCAAGGACCCACAGGAACGTCACGATCAGCGTGGTGATGCCCTGGACCCGCCCGTACGTGCGCAGATCGATGACCAGGCTCAGGCCAAGCATTACCACGGTGAACAGCAGCAGCCCGTCAAGGAACGCGAGGAAGCCGATGCCTGCGCCGGGCGGCGCGGCGTCGGCGCCTTGGGTGTTGAGGAAGACTTCCGGCGGGACACCGAGCTTCCCGGCCTCGGCCAGCGAGACGGGCTCGACGGCGGTTCCGCCGAGCAGGAGGGACATGCCGATTTCGGCCAGCACCACGATGGCGAAGACAATGACGGCCGCAATGAAGAACGGGCGGCGCAGTGCGTCCGGGGATGCTTCCCTGCCGAGACCTTCAGGAATTGACCACGCTGCGGCCATGGCTCAATTGTGGCAGAGCGGGTTTCAAATACAAGCGCCCGGCCCACACGGCGGCGGCTCCCAGACCGGCCGGCACCAGCAGCGCCCAGCCGCTGAACAGCAGCACCACCACCATCACCACGGCGGCCACGATCACCCCGTACCAGGCGGGCGTCCCGCGCCGCAGCAGCCGTACCCCGGCGGCGAGGCCGAACGCGGTCACGGCAGTGAAGCAGGCCGAGGCCGCCCCGATCTGGAACTCCATGCTGAGCAGGCCCAGGGCCGCGGCGGCGAAGGACAGGGAGGTCATGGCCGCCAGACCCGCCAGGCTCACGGACGGCACCTCGCCCGGTGCGGCGCCGCGCGCGAAAGCCCGCGGCAGCACGCCGTCGGACGCCAGACGGGCACCAAGCTTGCTGGCTCCCGCCACGAAAGTGTTGAGCGGGCCGAAGGTCAGCACGGCTGCCGCGACGGCGGTGACTGGCGCCGCCGCCGGGCCCAGCCCCTTGGCGAGCAGCTCGGCGACGGGCACGGAACTTCCTGCCAGGCCGGGTCCCAGCACGGCCACGCACGCTGCCACCAAGCCGATGTAGACCACGCCGACGACGACGAGCGTCAGCCAGGTGGCGCGCTTGAGGTCGCGTTCGGGATGCCGGAATTCGCCGGCGAGGTGGGTCACGGCTTCCCAGCCGGCGAAGCAGAAGAACAGGAGGCTCGCCGCCCCACCCACCGCCCAGTAGCCGTTCGGAGCGAAGGGGACGAAATTCTCCGCGCGCCCGTACGGCGCGGACACTGCGACGGCCGCCGCCAGCAGCGCCACGAGAAGGACCATGAGGAGCAGCTGGAGCCTGCTGGAGATGTGGATGCCGACGGCGTTGCTCGCGAAGCCTGCGGCGAGGATCAGCCCGGCCGCGATGAGCGCCGTCTCCCGGCCGCCGCCCATGGCGTGGGCGATGTATTCGCCGCCGATCACAGCCGTCGCGGGCGCCCCAAAGGGGATGGCGAAGTAGAAGAGGTAGCCGGCCACCACCGAGGCGCGGCGTCCGAAGGCCCGGGTCACGAACGTCGCGATGCCGCCGGCGTCGGGCTGTTGGCGGCTCATTTCAGCGAAGCTGAACGCCACCGGGGTGCAGAAGACCAGCAGCAGCGCCCAGGCCAGGAGCGATGCCGGACCGGCGGCCTGCGCGGCGATGGCCGGAAGCACCAGCACCCCGGATCCGAGAATTGCTCCGACGTAGATCCCGGTCGCCCGGAACAAACCCAGGCCCGGTTTACTGATTGCTTCGCTCACCCTTCAACTGAACACCGTGCGGCGTCCGGGCGGCAGCAGCGAAACCGCCGGATGGCGGCGATATCCTGCCGAATCTTCGGGGCCGCTCCGCCCGCCCGGAACCAGTTAGCTGCTGGCGCCGGAAGCCACCACCCCGAGTCCCAGGGCCGCGATGATCCCGCTGCTGGTGCGCTCGACGACGGTGCTCACTTTGGGGCGCTTCAACCACCGCATCGCCTTGAACGCGACGACGGCCACGATCGAGAGGTACGCGAACGCAATCACCGCCACCACGACGCCGAGGATGAGGGACGTGCCCATCGTGTCGCCGCCGTGCGGGATGAACTGCGGCACCACGGCGAGGTAGAACAGGCCCACCTTGGGGTTGAGCAGCGTGGACAGCGCCCCGGCCCCCAACGCGGAAAGCCTGCTGTACGGAAGCGGCGTATCCGGACCGGTGCCGTCGATGCCGGCTTTGGCGGCCTTCCGGGACTTGATGAACGAGGAAATGCCGAGGTACAGCAAGTACAGGCCGCCCGCGATCTTGAGCCAGCGGAACAGTTCAGCGGACTGTTCCAGGAGCGCGGCCAGGCCGATGCCTACCAGGGCGGCCCACACGATGGCGGCGCCGGCCGAACCCGCGGCCGCGGCAATTCCCGCACTGGGCCGGTTCAACGCGATGCGCAGCACCAGGAACGTGTCCGGACCGGGGGTCACGGACAGGATGAGGCAGAGTCCGGCGAAGGCAATCAAGGAAGCAAGAGTCACAGCTCCGATTATCCGGTACGGCTGCGGCTCCCGGAAAGCGCCCGATTTCCGTCAAAGGACCGGGCTCCATCTTTGGAGGCAGGATCCGCCAAAATCCGACGCCCTGGGGGTAGCGTTTCCCTATGAACGCGCAGAAGCCTGAAGATGTCTACACCCACGGGCACCACGAGTCGGTTGTCCGGGCCCACGCCTCACGGACCGCCGAGAACTCCGCGGCGTTCGTTTTGCCCCATCTCACCGCCGGGACGTCAGTGCTCGACGTCGGGTGCGGGCCGGGCAGCATCACCTGCGATTTCGCGGAGCTCGTGGCGCCGGCACAGGTCATCGGACTGGACCGTTCCGCCGAAGTCCTGGCCCAGGCCACGGCCCTGGCCGCCGAGCGCGGGGTGGCCAACGTGGAGTTCCGCACCGGAAACATCTACGATCTCGACTTCGAGGACGAGACCTTCGACCTGGTCCACGCCCACCAGGTCCTGCAGCACCTCACCGATCCCGTGGCGGCTCTGCGCGAAATGCGCCGCGTGGCCAAGCCCGGGGCGATCGTGGCCGTGCGCGACGCCGACTTCCACGGCATGAGCTGGTACCCGGCCGTCCCGGAACTCGATGACTGGATGGAGCTGTACCAGAAGATCGCGCGCCGCAACGGGGCCGAGCCCGACGCCGGCCGTCGCCTGGTGTCCTGGGCGCAGCAGGCCGGTTTTGCCCAGGTGGCGCCCACCAGCAGCAACTGGCTCTACGCCACGGCGCAGCAAAGGGCCTGGCAGTCCCGGGTGTGGAGCGAGCGGGTGCTGCACTCGGCCTTCGCCGAACAGGCCCTCGAATACGGCTTCGCGAACGAGGCCGACCTCGCCAGGATCGCCGCTGGCTGGCACCGCTGGGGCGCCACGGACGACGGCTTCTTCCTCATTCCCAACGGGGAGGTCATCGCCCGGGCCTGAGCGTGCCTTCCTGCCCGCCCTCCCAAAAAAGTTCCGTCGACCATGTAGAAAACCCCGCCGCAGTTCCGACCCATGAGTGAAAGCACCCAAACAGGGCGCCCCTCCTAAGGAGTTCGAGATGAAATACATGATCATGATGTTCGGTTCGGCCGAGGGCATGATGGAGACCGCCGACCCGGAGTGGGTCAAGGAAATGATCGGGTTCATGATCCAGATCGACAAGGATCTGCGCGATTCCGGCGAGCTCGTCTTCAACGCCGGCCTGGCCGACGGCAGCACCGCCAAGCTCGTCAAGCAGACCCCCGACGGCGTGATCACCACGGACGGGCCCTACGCCGAGTCGAAGGAATCGCTGATCGGCTACTGGGTGGTGGACGTGGCCAGCGAGGAACGTGCCGTGGAGATCTGCTCCAGCATCGTCAAGTACTCGCAGGTGGTGGAGCTGCGCGCCATCCCGGACGGGCCGCCGGAGGTCTAGCCATGCTTGCCCGAGCCGCTTGACCGCGGCACCACAGCTCGAGGACCTGCTGCGCACGCTCGCGCCGCAGGTCCTTGGCGTGCTGGCACGCCGGCATGGCCAGTTCGACGCCTGCGAGGACGCCGTCCAGGAAGCGCTGCTGGAGGCCGCCCTGCAGTGGCCCGCGGCCGGCGTTCCGGAGAACCCGAGGGCCTGGCTGCTGGCGGTGGCATCCCGGCGGCTCGTGGACGAGTGGCGCAGCGAGAGTGCCCGGCGCACCCGGGAGGAACGGGCCGTGGCGCTGGAACCTGCGCCGCTTGGAGCGCCCGACGACGGGTGGTCACCCGATGCCGGAGCCCCGCCTGACTCCGATGACACGCTCACCCTCCTGTTCCTCTGCTGTCATCCGGCTTTGTCTGCACCATCCCAGCTTGCACTGACATTGCGGGCGGTGGGCGGGCTGACCACGGCGGAAATCGCCAGCGCCTTCCTGGTCCCGGAAGCCACCATGGGCCAGCGCATCAGCCGCGCCAAGCAGAACATCAAGAAGGCCGGAGCCCGCTTCGAACTGCCGGAAAGGGACGAGCGCAAGGCGCGGCTCGGCGTCGTGCTTCACGTCCTGTACCTGATCTTCAACGAAGGCTACGCCGCGAGTTCGGGGCCGTCGCTGCAGCGCGAAGAGCTGACGGCGGAGGCGATCCGGCTGGCCCGCCTGCTGCACGGGCTGCTGCCGGCCGAGCACGAAGCGGCCGGGCTGCTCGCCCTCATGCTCCTCACGGATTCACGCCGTCCGGCCCGGGCGCTGGCGGACGGAACGCTGGTGCCCCTGGCCGAACAGGACCGCGGCCTGTGGAACCGGGAGCAGCTCGAGGAAGGCCTGGCCCTGCTGGCCGCAACGCTGGGCCGCGGCCCCGCTGGTCCCTATCAGCTGCAGGCCGCCATCGCTGCGGTGCACTCGGAGGCCGCCACGGCGGAAGACACCGACTGGCCCCAGATCCTGGCGCTCTACACGGTGCTTGAGGCCCTCGCCCCCAACCCTGTGGTCACCCTGAACCGCGCGGTGGCGCTGGCCATGGTGGAAGGACCCTCGGCTGGCCTTGAGCTGCTGGCCGGACTCGACGCCGGGCTGGCCCAGACCCACAGGCTCGACGCCGTCCGCGGGCACCTGCTGGAAATGGCCGGGGATCCGGCGGGTGCCCGGGCCTCGTTCATGGCCGCGGCGAAGAAGACGGGCAGCCTGCAGGAGCGGCAATATTTGATAGGGAAAGCGTCCAAATTGGGGCCGTTGTCCACATAGCGAAAGTGGTCTCTGCCGGCAGCGGGGTGCCGTCTCTAGGCTCGTTTCATGAGTTACTACTACGCAGACGAGCCTCCCCCCTTCTACTCGGCGGAGCCTTACTTCGCGGAGGTTGACCAAGTAGACTTGGTCAACATGGGGCAATACAACGTCCAAGATGCCAAGACCCGCCTTTCCGAGCTCCTCAACAAGGTTGAGCGCGGCGAGGATGTGGTGATCGCGAAGGCCGGGCGGCCTGTCGCCCGGCTTGTCAAGGTTGAGCGGCCTACCAAACGGCGCCTCGGATTCGTCAAGGGCCGGCTCCCGGAAGACTTCCTCGAGCCCATGGGTGAGGAGGACCTTGCACAATGGGAAGGACCGCTTACCTCCTCGACACCCATGTCCTAGCCTGGGCACTCACCGAACCACGGAAGCTCTCGGCCAGGGCCCGCCGCGTCATCCAGTCGCTGGACCACCACCTGGTGGCGTCGGCGGCCACTGCCTACGAGCTCGGCTACAAGCACCGGCTGGGGCGGCTTCCCGAGCTGGATGGCCTTCTTCTGGGGTATTCCCGCCACATCGCCGAACTCTGCAATGAAGAACTGTCCATCAATGGAGCGCATGCACTGACCGCGGGGCAGCTCGATTGGGAGCACCGGGATCCCTTCGACAGGATGATCGCGTCCCAGGCCATAGTCGAGTCGATGGTGATCATCACCGCGGACCCGGTGTTTCACGAGTTCCCGTTGGTGGAGGCTCTTTGGTAGCTGGCTGGAACGTGGCGCTGCCCGAGCTTCGTTGCCGGTAGCAGGCGCGGCCACTTCACCAGCCGCCGCGCGTCGGCGTGTGTCCCTTTCGGGCATCGTCGGGCATCGACATTTCGGCCCGCAGTCCAAGGAGCCGGATCGGCCGGTCCGGCTCGATTCCTGCTGTGAGGTCCAGGGCCCGCGCGAGGATTTCCTCCCGGTCGAATGTCTCGGGGATCTTCCTTCCGTAGGTCTTGGTGAAGAACGGCGCGTACCGGACCTTGAGCGTCAGCCCGACCACCGGCCGCCCTTCGGCCACAACATCCTCAAGTACGCGCGCCGTCAACTCCCTTACGGCGTCGTCGACCTGGGCGGGCTCGGTCAAATCCTGCTGGAAAGTGGTCTCCCGGCCGTGCCCGCGCGCAACCCACGGGGTGTCGTCCACAACGCTGGCTCCGTCCCCGCGTCCGAGCTGTGCATACCAAGGACCCATCTTCGGGCCGAACTCCGGGACCAGGCTCTGGGGGTCGGACGCGGCGAGTTCGGCGACCGTGTTGATGCCGAGTTTGGCCAGCCGGCTCGACACCCTGGTTCCGACGCCCCACAGGTCAATGGTGGGCCGGCTGCCCATGACGTCGAGCCAGTTCTCGGCAGTGAGACGGAAGACACCAGCCGGTTTGCCGAAACCCGTGGCGACTTTGGCCCGGACCAGTGTGTCGCCGATGCCAACACTGCAATGCAGCTCGGTTCGCTCCAGCACGGCGGCCTGCACCTGCCGGGCGTAGGCTTCCGGGTTCTCGGCCTCTATGCCCATAAAAGCTTCATCCCAGCCCAGCACCTGCACGGTCGCGCCCGGCTGCGCGCGCAGTGTCGCCATCACTATGTCTGACGCCGCGAGGTAAGCCTCCTGATCGACGGGCAGGATCACGGCGTCGGGCACTTTCCGGGCTGCGAGGCGCAGTGGCATTCCGGAACCCACGCCGAACGCCCTGGCTTCGTAGGATGCCGTGGACACCACAGCACGTTCCGTGGGATCCCCTCGGCCGCCGACAATGATCGGCTTGCCCGCCAGCTCAGGCCGCCGGAGCACTTCGACCGCCGCGATGAACTGGTCGAGATCGACGTGCAGCACCCACCGGATTCCGCTCACGCCACCAGTCTGCCGCAAACGCCTCTGCGAAGCATCGGTTCTCCGAGGAGCTTGGCCCCGCGTCCGTGGCACCCGCTTCACCGGCATAAGCTGAGATGGTGCAGTTTTCCCTTTGGCTGGCCCTGGTAGGCGCCGGCACCCTCATCAGTTTCACGCCCGGCGCCGGCGCCATCTCCACCATGAGCAATTCGTTGAACTCCGGGTTCCGCCGCTCCATCTGGGGAGTCCTGGGCCAGCAGGCGGCCCTGGTCATCCACATTGTGATCGTGGCCCTCGGCGTGGGCGTCCTGGTCTCCAGCTCACCCGTGATCTTCAACGTGATCCGCTACGCCGGCGCAGCGTACCTCGTGTACATGGGCATCCGGCAGTTCCTGCACCGGCCGGACCTGGACAAGGAGAAGGTCGAGGCCCGGCGGAACGAGCCGGCCTGGTCCATGTTCCAGCGCGGCGTCTGGGTCAACCTGCTCAACCCCAAGGCGATCGTCTTCTTCTTGGCGTTCATGCCGCAGTTCATCCGCCCGGACCAGCCGCTCATCCCGCAGTACGCCGTACTCAGTGTCACGATTGTGCTCATCGACATCGCCGTCATGTGGTTCTTCTTCGCCCTGGCGGCCCGCTCCTTCCAGCGCTTCACCCACAACGAGCATGGCCAGAAGGTCCTCAACCGGACCTTCGGAGTGCTGTTCGTGCTGGTGGGCGTGCTCCTCGCCGCCATCCATTAGGAGTCCGGAGCCCCTTGGACCGAGGCCGGCCCTACGCCGTGGAGCCGCGCACCACCAGCGAACTCTCCAGCGTGAGCTGCGGCTGTTCCAGCACCCGGCCCTCCATGAGCCCGCGGAGCTGTTCGCCGGCTTTGAGGCCCAGCGGCGTGGCCGGCAGGTGCACGCTGGTGAGGCCCGGGTTGGACGTGGCTGAGTACGGCAGGTCGTCGAAGCCCGCCACGGCCAGCTCCTCCGGGATGCGGACCCCGGCAACCCGCGCTTCCTGCAGCACGCCATAGGCGTGCGTGTCCGTACTGCAGACGACGGCGGTGACCCCGGCCTGCTGCCACTGCGGCCAGGCTGCCGCGAACGCGACGGCGGCCGCCCCGACGTCGATGGTGGTGCTGATGATGTGCTCATCGGCCACGGTGATCCCGCAGGCGGCGGCCTCATCCAGGAACGCGGCACGGCGGATCTCGAACGTTGCTGTGCCCGTGACGCTGTCCACGTAGGCCACGCGCCGGTGCCCCATGGCGGCCAGGTGCGCCGCCAGTTCGCGGGCACCATTGGCGACGTCAAGGTTCACCGACGGGGCATACCCTTCCAGGCCCGGCGCGTCCAGGAGCACCATGGGCCCTGCCAC contains:
- a CDS encoding RNA polymerase sigma factor; this translates as MTAAPQLEDLLRTLAPQVLGVLARRHGQFDACEDAVQEALLEAALQWPAAGVPENPRAWLLAVASRRLVDEWRSESARRTREERAVALEPAPLGAPDDGWSPDAGAPPDSDDTLTLLFLCCHPALSAPSQLALTLRAVGGLTTAEIASAFLVPEATMGQRISRAKQNIKKAGARFELPERDERKARLGVVLHVLYLIFNEGYAASSGPSLQREELTAEAIRLARLLHGLLPAEHEAAGLLALMLLTDSRRPARALADGTLVPLAEQDRGLWNREQLEEGLALLAATLGRGPAGPYQLQAAIAAVHSEAATAEDTDWPQILALYTVLEALAPNPVVTLNRAVALAMVEGPSAGLELLAGLDAGLAQTHRLDAVRGHLLEMAGDPAGARASFMAAAKKTGSLQERQYLIGKASKLGPLST
- a CDS encoding type II toxin-antitoxin system Phd/YefM family antitoxin; this translates as MSYYYADEPPPFYSAEPYFAEVDQVDLVNMGQYNVQDAKTRLSELLNKVERGEDVVIAKAGRPVARLVKVERPTKRRLGFVKGRLPEDFLEPMGEEDLAQWEGPLTSSTPMS
- a CDS encoding type II toxin-antitoxin system VapC family toxin, with the protein product MGRTAYLLDTHVLAWALTEPRKLSARARRVIQSLDHHLVASAATAYELGYKHRLGRLPELDGLLLGYSRHIAELCNEELSINGAHALTAGQLDWEHRDPFDRMIASQAIVESMVIITADPVFHEFPLVEALW
- a CDS encoding DNA polymerase IV codes for the protein MLHVDLDQFIAAVEVLRRPELAGKPIIVGGRGDPTERAVVSTASYEARAFGVGSGMPLRLAARKVPDAVILPVDQEAYLAASDIVMATLRAQPGATVQVLGWDEAFMGIEAENPEAYARQVQAAVLERTELHCSVGIGDTLVRAKVATGFGKPAGVFRLTAENWLDVMGSRPTIDLWGVGTRVSSRLAKLGINTVAELAASDPQSLVPEFGPKMGPWYAQLGRGDGASVVDDTPWVARGHGRETTFQQDLTEPAQVDDAVRELTARVLEDVVAEGRPVVGLTLKVRYAPFFTKTYGRKIPETFDREEILARALDLTAGIEPDRPIRLLGLRAEMSMPDDARKGHTPTRGGW
- a CDS encoding LysE family transporter, translating into MQFSLWLALVGAGTLISFTPGAGAISTMSNSLNSGFRRSIWGVLGQQAALVIHIVIVALGVGVLVSSSPVIFNVIRYAGAAYLVYMGIRQFLHRPDLDKEKVEARRNEPAWSMFQRGVWVNLLNPKAIVFFLAFMPQFIRPDQPLIPQYAVLSVTIVLIDIAVMWFFFALAARSFQRFTHNEHGQKVLNRTFGVLFVLVGVLLAAIH
- a CDS encoding LacI family DNA-binding transcriptional regulator; the encoded protein is MVAARAGVSTATVSLVANGKTQGRVSDDNVSRVRQAIAELGYVVDSIGSSLSKGVSSIVILVAPDIANPFFAKVIAGVRESLGSDYQLLLSVTDAGEFPRADDVRKLLALRPAGLLVDAPSAGFLEELSVAGPMVLLDAPGLEGYAPSVNLDVANGARELAAHLAAMGHRRVAYVDSVTGTATFEIRRAAFLDEAAACGITVADEHIISTTIDVGAAAVAFAAAWPQWQQAGVTAVVCSTDTHAYGVLQEARVAGVRIPEELAVAGFDDLPYSATSNPGLTSVHLPATPLGLKAGEQLRGLMEGRVLEQPQLTLESSLVVRGSTA